The following DNA comes from Candidatus Rokuibacteriota bacterium.
AACCGTCGGGCACCGCCCTCCTCCCTCAAGGTTTGAGCGCCGCCGTCAGTCGGCTCGCGACGCGGGAGCGGAGCGTCCGGTCGTCCGGGAGGCCGCGGACGTCGAGCGTCACCGGCGGACCTCAGTCGAGAAGCCGGACCTCCCCGGCGACCACCTGATGGGGCATACCGCGGATATCCTCGATCACGAGGCGTCCATCTCGGTTCACGCCGAGCGCCCGGCCCTCGTAGCGCTCGCCGTCTCCGCGGATCTCGACGCGTCGCCCGGTCAGGATGTCACGGTCGCGCCAGGCGGCGAGCACTGCCTCGGGGCCGCGCGTCGCGTAGACGCGGCACCACCTGTCGAGGAGCGCCAGGAAGGTCGCTGCGAAGGCGTTGCGGTCGATCTCGCGCCTCGCCACCTCCCGGAGCGACGTGGCCGCGTGGGCGGCATCGCCGAGCGCGGCCCGGAGCGCCTCGCGCCTCACGTTCAGGTTCACGCCGACGCCCAGGATCACGTACTCCACCTGGCCGCCGGCGCTGGCGCACTCGACCAGGCTCCCGGCCACCTTCTTCCGCTCGACCAGGACGTCGTTCGGCCACTTGATCGCGGCCCGAAGCCCTTCGCCCCAGATCGCCTCGGTCAGCGCCAGCGAAGCGATGAAGGAGAAGACCGGGACGGCCTTCAGCGGAATCGACGGGCGGAAGAGGACCGACGCGTAGAGGTTCAGCCCCGGCGGCGAGAACCAGGGCTGGCCGCCCCGCCCCCGCCCCTCGGTCTGCGCCTCGGCCAGGACCACCGTGCCCTCACGCGCACCGGCCTTGGCGAGCCCGCGGAGCACGCCGCTGGTGGAGGAGACCCCGCCGAAGAGATAGATCTGTCGGCCCACGGTCTCGCTGGAGAGCTTCCGCCGGATCGCCTCGATACCGAGGCCCGTGCCCACGACAGCGGACTCCGTTGTCATTCGGAACTCCCTTCCCCGCCCCGTGCACCCCGCCACAGCGCGCCGGTACGGTTCCCCTATACCCGGGTGGCCTCCGGCCACGGCGTGGCCGACCCCGTCGGCCGCTCCACCGGCGCCTCCACCGCGCGGACCAGGAGGATCGGAGTGGTCGTACCCCGGAGGACCGACTCGGCCACGCTCCCGAGAATCAGCCGGCGGAGCCCGCTCCGCCCGTGGGTCGTCATCACGATCAGGTCCGCCTTGTGCAGCCGGGCGCCCTCGACGATGGCGTAGGCGGCCGGCCCGTACCAGACCGAGGTCTCCAGGTTCGCGACCCGCGTGCCGGTGAGGCGTTTGGCGACCTCCGCCAGGTACGCCTCCGCCTCCTCCACCGCCCTGACCTGGGCCTCCGTCGCATCGACGCCCGGGAGGGCGGCAGCGTGGGCGGCGCGGAGCAGGAGCAATCGGGCCCGGGAGCCCTCGGCCAGCTCCACCGCTCTCGGCAGGGCGGCCTCGGCCAGTGGCGAGCCATCCAGAGGAACGAGAATCGTCTCGAGCTTCATGGCTTCCCTCCTTACGCTCCGCCGAGCGAAGCCTCGCTAGAGCGCCCGGCGACACCGGAGTCAATGATCGCGAGGACCAAAACTATCTCGAGCCTCGTGAAGCTGTTCTGGTTCATGCGCAGCACAGGTCCATCACCCCGCGTCGCGGTATCCGCAAAGAAGGAGAGCAACGCGCATGCCACGGAGGAAACTCAATGATTGCGGGGCGTTCGAGGCCGGGGTTCGGAGTCAGAGGACCGAAAATATGGGGTGGAGCCGCCTCAATGGGGCGGCCGAGCCCCAGCGCGTCTGCGAGGCACGCGCGCACCGCGCAGGAGAGACCGCGATTCGAGGCTGTTGCGGTCGCCCGGCCCGCTGAGGCTCAGCGGAGGCCGTGCTTGTTGATCAGGCGGTGGAAGGTCTTCCTGTCGATCCCTGCCGCTCGCGCGGCCTGGGAGACGTTCCCGTCGTGGCGCTTCAGCAGTTCGGCCAGGTACGCGGCTTCGAGCTCGTTCATCCACCGGCTCTTGGCTTCCTTGAGCGGAAGGTTCGTGGCGGGCGCCGGGGTCGTCGCGCGCGACACGGGTTGGGCGGACCGGACATGCTCGGGGAGATCCCGGACGGTGACTGCGTCGCCGTCGGCCAGGGCGCAGGCCCGCTCGATGACGTTTTGAAGCTCGCGCACGTTGCCGGGCCAGGCGTAGGCTTCCAGAGCCTGGAGCGCTTCGGGGTCGAAGCCCCTGAGCGGGCGCTCCCGCCCCTGGCAGTATCGCTTGAGGAACGCGTGGGCGAGGAGCGGGACGTCGCCCGTCCGCTCCCGGAGCGGGGGCAGCGCGATCGCGACGACGTTGACCCGGTAGTAGAGCTCCTCGCGGAACTGCCCTTTGACGACCTCCTCCCGCAGATGGCGGTTCGTCGCCGAGACCACCCGCGCGTCCACATCGATCTGGCGCGTCCCCCCGACGCGTCGGATCTGCCGTTCCTGGAGCGCGCGCAGGAGCTTGACCTGGAGCCCCACGGGCAGCTCGGCAATTTCGTCGAGTAAGAGCGTTCCCCGGTGAGCCACCTCGATGAGGCCGGGCTTGGTTTTGACCGCTCCGGTGAAGGCGCCCTTCTCGTGGCCGAACAGCTCGGACTCCAGGAGCGGCTCGGGGAGCGAGGCGCAGTCCACCGGCACGAAGGCCTCGGCGGCGCGCGGGCTGTTGGCGTGGATGGCGCGCGCGATCAGCTCCTTGCCGGTTCCCGACTCGCCCTGGACGAGGATGTTGGCCTCCGAGCGGGCCGCCTTGCGGACCAGCTCGAAGACCTGCGTCATGGCCTGGCTCCGTCCGACGATGTTCTCGAACCCGTAGGTGCCCTGGAGCTGCTCGCGGAGCCGGAGGTTCTCCAGAGCCAGTCGACGCTGGGCGAGCGCCCGGTCTACCGCAACCTTCAACTGATCCGCCGAGAACGGCTTGGGGAGATAGTCGAAGGCGCCGGCCTTCACCGCGGCCACCGCCGACTCGATCGTGGCGAAGGCGGTGAGGATGATGACCGGCATCTGCGGGTCGACCTGGCGCGCCTGGCGGAGGAGCTCCATGCCGTCCAGAGCGGGCATCTTCAGATCCGTGAGGAGCAGATCCGGACGCTCGGACTCGAGGAGCCCCGGCACCTCTCGCGGGTCGGTGGAGGCCAGGCACCGGAGGCCGGCCCGGCCCAGGATCCGCTGGCAGTTCTCCACCATGTCGGGCTCGTCGTCCACGATGAGGATCCGCTCGCGCGTCACGCCGCGCCTCCGGACGTCGCCGGGAAGCTCAGGATGAACGTGGTCCCCTTCCCGGGCACGGACTGGACGTCCACGGTCCCCGCGTGGTCACGGACGATCCCGTAGCTCACCGACAGCCCGAGCCCGGTTCCCTCGACCTTAGTCGTGAAGAAGGGATCGAAGATCTTCGACAGCGCCTCGGGTGCGATGCCCGGCCCGCTGTCGGCGATCAGCAGCCGCACCCGGTCGCGGCGCTCGGGCATCAGCCCGGTCTCGATCCGGATCTCGCCGCCGCTCGCCATCGCCTCGCGCGAGTTGGTCAGCAGGTTCAGGACCACCTGCTGGAGCGCGTTGGCATCTCCCAGGACAGCCGGCAGTGTCGGCTCGAGCGCCGGCGTGATGCGAATCCCCTCCTGGCTCATCTGCTTCGCGATCAACAGAAGGGTGTCCTCGACGATGCGGTTCAGGTCCACGGGTCCGCGGTCGGCCGGCGACTGGCGGGCGAACGAGAGAAGGCCGGCGGCGATCCGCGCCACGCGCTGGGCGTGCCGGTGGAGCACGCGCAGATCCTCGCGGGCCTCGGCCGGGAGCCCCTGGCTCTCCGCCTCCATCAGCATCAGCTCGATCCGCGAAGAGATGATGCCGATGGGGTTGTTCAGCTCGTGGGCGAGGCCCGCCGACAGAGTGCCGAGGGCCGCGAGCTTCTCGGCCTGGCGCGCCGCTCGCTCCAGGGCCACGCGCTCCGTGATGTCCTCGGCCAGGACGACCGCACCGGCGGGAGCCTGATTCTCCCTGAGCAGGCTCCCCTTGAGGTTCAGCAGCACGCGCCCCTTTCGGAGCGTCTCGTGCTCCACGCCCTCGAGGACGAAGTCCTCGATCTCACCCCGGAGCAAGCGCTCCAAGGGCTCGGCGACGCCCTCCCGCCTGAAGTTGGGGAAGAGGTCCAGGAAGCTCTTGCCAAGCACCTCGTCCGCCCTGACCGCATATCGGGTTTCCAGCGCACGGTTCCAGGCCACGACACATCCCTCACGGTCCAGGACGACGAGCCCGTCCCTGAGGCTCTCCACCACGTTCCGGATGAACTCCTCGCGGGCCCGGACTTCGTGGCCCAGGCGCGCGACCTCGAGGCGCTCCCGCTCCTCCACCTCCGCGAGGACGCCGACGCAGACCGCTGTGCCGAGGAGG
Coding sequences within:
- a CDS encoding sigma-54-dependent Fis family transcriptional regulator, yielding MTRERILIVDDEPDMVENCQRILGRAGLRCLASTDPREVPGLLESERPDLLLTDLKMPALDGMELLRQARQVDPQMPVIILTAFATIESAVAAVKAGAFDYLPKPFSADQLKVAVDRALAQRRLALENLRLREQLQGTYGFENIVGRSQAMTQVFELVRKAARSEANILVQGESGTGKELIARAIHANSPRAAEAFVPVDCASLPEPLLESELFGHEKGAFTGAVKTKPGLIEVAHRGTLLLDEIAELPVGLQVKLLRALQERQIRRVGGTRQIDVDARVVSATNRHLREEVVKGQFREELYYRVNVVAIALPPLRERTGDVPLLAHAFLKRYCQGRERPLRGFDPEALQALEAYAWPGNVRELQNVIERACALADGDAVTVRDLPEHVRSAQPVSRATTPAPATNLPLKEAKSRWMNELEAAYLAELLKRHDGNVSQAARAAGIDRKTFHRLINKHGLR
- a CDS encoding PAS domain S-box protein, with the protein product MARHIGGVRFLALPLLRALAIVAGAVWVALAPPGFPDRGALTLAVAAFALYSFGLYALLWIRPRLALRLHVLVLLIDLAFALLLIFLSGGARSTLFLALLLIAGLQSYYYGMARGMSVAIGASAAYVAVVWPTLDQVEVANVAIRIAVLLGTAVCVGVLAEVEERERLEVARLGHEVRAREEFIRNVVESLRDGLVVLDREGCVVAWNRALETRYAVRADEVLGKSFLDLFPNFRREGVAEPLERLLRGEIEDFVLEGVEHETLRKGRVLLNLKGSLLRENQAPAGAVVLAEDITERVALERAARQAEKLAALGTLSAGLAHELNNPIGIISSRIELMLMEAESQGLPAEAREDLRVLHRHAQRVARIAAGLLSFARQSPADRGPVDLNRIVEDTLLLIAKQMSQEGIRITPALEPTLPAVLGDANALQQVVLNLLTNSREAMASGGEIRIETGLMPERRDRVRLLIADSGPGIAPEALSKIFDPFFTTKVEGTGLGLSVSYGIVRDHAGTVDVQSVPGKGTTFILSFPATSGGAA
- a CDS encoding universal stress protein, producing MKLETILVPLDGSPLAEAALPRAVELAEGSRARLLLLRAAHAAALPGVDATEAQVRAVEEAEAYLAEVAKRLTGTRVANLETSVWYGPAAYAIVEGARLHKADLIVMTTHGRSGLRRLILGSVAESVLRGTTTPILLVRAVEAPVERPTGSATPWPEATRV
- a CDS encoding biotin--[acetyl-CoA-carboxylase] ligase translates to MTTESAVVGTGLGIEAIRRKLSSETVGRQIYLFGGVSSTSGVLRGLAKAGAREGTVVLAEAQTEGRGRGGQPWFSPPGLNLYASVLFRPSIPLKAVPVFSFIASLALTEAIWGEGLRAAIKWPNDVLVERKKVAGSLVECASAGGQVEYVILGVGVNLNVRREALRAALGDAAHAATSLREVARREIDRNAFAATFLALLDRWCRVYATRGPEAVLAAWRDRDILTGRRVEIRGDGERYEGRALGVNRDGRLVIEDIRGMPHQVVAGEVRLLD